CTCCTGCAACGTGCCCATCTCCGCCGCCAGCGTCGGCTGGTAGCCCACGGCGCTGGCTGTCCGCCCGAGTAGCGCCGAGACCTCGGAGCCCGCTTGCGAGAACCGGAAGATGTTGTCGATGAAGAGCAGCACGTCCTGGTTCTTCTCGTCGCGGAAGTACTCGGTGATCGCGAGGCCGGAAAGCGCGACGCGCAGGCGGGCGCCCGGGGGCTCGTTCATCTGACCATAGACCAGGGCGATCTTCGACGCGCTCAGGTCCTTCTCGTTGATGACGCCGGCCTGCGCCATCTCGTGGTACAGGTCGTTGCCCTCACGCGTCCGCTCGCCGACGCCCGCGAACACGGACACGCCACCGTGCAGCTTCGCGACGTTGTTGATGAGCTCCATGATGACCACGGTCTTGCCGACGCCGGCGCCGCCGAACGCACCGATCTTGCCTCCCTTCAGGAACGGACAGATGAGATCGATGACCTTGATTCCGGTCGACAGGACCTGCGGTGACGTCGATTGCTCAGCCAGCGGCGGTGGCGGGCGGTGGATCGGGTAGCGCTTCTCGGCGTCGACGGGCCCGCGCTCGTCGACCGGGTTCCCGGTCACGTCGAACACGCGACCCATGACGCAATCGCCGACCGGCATCGAGATCGGCCCGCCACTGTCCGTGACTTCGTACCCGCGCTTGAGGCCCTCGGTACCGGCCATGGAGATGGCGCGCACGCGTCTGTCGCCGAGGTGCTGCTGCACCTCGAGCGTCAGCCTCATCGGCTGGTTTTGCACGGTGCACTCGACCGCCAGCGCGTTGTAGATCGCGGGGAGCGCGCCCGGAAACTCCACGTCCACCACCGGACCCACGACCTGAACGATCCTGCCCGTGTTCATGCTCCGACCCTTCCCGGCCTCACTCGGCCTGGCCTCCGGCGATCTCGAGCAACTCCTGCGTGATGCGTCCCTGGCGCAGCTTGTTGTATTCGAGCGTCAGGTGTCCGATCATCTCGACTGCGTTGTCGGTAGCGCCCTTCATCGAGACCATCCGGGCGCTCTGTTCACTCGCTTTTGCGTTCAGCAGTACCAGGTGGATGAAGATGTTCAGGTAATGCCCGAGCAGGTAGCCGATGATGTCCTCGGCATTCGGCTCGAAAAGAACCTCCGTCCTGTCGGCCGCCAGCGCTTCCGGCGGCGGCGCTCCGGGCACCTCCACTCCTCTGATGTCGCCGACGGGGAGGAACTCGAGCATCAGCGGCTGCTGGACGAGCGTGTTGACGAACCGCGTCGCGACCACCCGGACCTCGTCGACCTCGCGCTTCAGGAAGAGATCGCGGGCGAGCGCAGCGATCGCACGGGATTCAGCGAACCGAGGCGTGTCGCCGTACGGAAAGTCGGCGACGAGCTGCCGGCGGGTGCGCGCGACGAACTGGGCCGCCTTCCGTCCGGCCGTGATGAAGACCGTCGACTGCGGATCGTACTCCGCAACGAGGCGGAACAGATTGCTGTTGAGCGCGCCGCACAAGCCCTTGTCGGACGCGACCAGGATGACCGCCCGCTTGCGAACCGCGCGCACTTCGAGCAGGGGATGTTTGAAATCGATCGGGCGCGTCGTCGCCTTCCGCTGGATGCGGTAGAGCAGCTGCACGAACGGCCGCACTTGAATGGCGGCCTCCTGGGCCTTCCGCATCTTCGAGGCCGCGA
The Deltaproteobacteria bacterium genome window above contains:
- a CDS encoding F0F1 ATP synthase subunit beta (Produces ATP from ADP in the presence of a proton gradient across the membrane. The beta chain is a regulatory subunit), with the protein product MNTGRIVQVVGPVVDVEFPGALPAIYNALAVECTVQNQPMRLTLEVQQHLGDRRVRAISMAGTEGLKRGYEVTDSGGPISMPVGDCVMGRVFDVTGNPVDERGPVDAEKRYPIHRPPPPLAEQSTSPQVLSTGIKVIDLICPFLKGGKIGAFGGAGVGKTVVIMELINNVAKLHGGVSVFAGVGERTREGNDLYHEMAQAGVINEKDLSASKIALVYGQMNEPPGARLRVALSGLAITEYFRDEKNQDVLLFIDNIFRFSQAGSEVSALLGRTASAVGYQPTLAAEMGTLQE
- the atpG gene encoding ATP synthase F1 subunit gamma translates to MASARDIRRRIRSIGNTAQITRAMQMVAASKMRKAQEAAIQVRPFVQLLYRIQRKATTRPIDFKHPLLEVRAVRKRAVILVASDKGLCGALNSNLFRLVAEYDPQSTVFITAGRKAAQFVARTRRQLVADFPYGDTPRFAESRAIAALARDLFLKREVDEVRVVATRFVNTLVQQPLMLEFLPVGDIRGVEVPGAPPPEALAADRTEVLFEPNAEDIIGYLLGHYLNIFIHLVLLNAKASEQSARMVSMKGATDNAVEMIGHLTLEYNKLRQGRITQELLEIAGGQAE